From Scatophagus argus isolate fScaArg1 chromosome 10, fScaArg1.pri, whole genome shotgun sequence, a single genomic window includes:
- the si:ch1073-126c3.2 gene encoding uncharacterized protein si:ch1073-126c3.2, with amino-acid sequence MASKGKLLWLCSLAVWSSSTVQDETLAPHCSSQAHNLSAALTVAAECGEHLPWSAEQTAALLLSIRNLNNNLHKHQLNDCQGAEPTRCPEAEVPANGGLACVTVSNKRYCKPLCNYGYDFGFLRVSRLYDECSEQTGFKWDSQYVGGNKLAVCNEASIQVSGAKTAYFPKDQDCLTTKSSHQLWNSTIDILTTELKNKGVHGEPQHACLVCGRP; translated from the exons ATGGCTTCAAAGGGGAAACTTCTTTGGCTTTGCTCACTAGCAG tCTGGTCCTCCTCTACAGTTCAAGATGAAACTTTAGctccacactgcagctcacaaGCTCACAATCTGTCAGCTGCTCTCACG GTGGCGGCAGAGTGTGGTGAACATCTGCCATGGAGTGCAGAGCAGACAGCTGCACTGCTGCTCTCCATCAGGAATCTGAACAACAACTTGCACAAACACCAGCTGAACG ATTGTCAAGGTGCTGAGCCAACGAGATGCCCTGAAGCTGAAGTTCCTGCCAATGGAGGATTGGCATGTGTCACAGTTTCCAACAAGCGCTACTGCAAACCTCTATGCAACTAC GGATACGATTTTGGTTTCCTAAGAGTGAGTCGTCTGTATGACGAATGCAGCGAGCAGACTGGATTCAAATGGGATTCCCAGTACGTAGGGGGGAACAAGCTGGCTGTGTGTAACG AAGCATCTATTCAAGTTTCAGGAGCAAAGACAGCATATTTTCCTAAAGATCAGGACTGCCTAACAACCAAGAGCAGCCACCAGCTGTGGAACAGCACCATTGACATTTTAACCACTGAGCTGAAGAATAAAGGTGTTCACGGAGAGCCACAGCACGCCTGTCTTGTATGCGGACGACCATGA
- the ccdc172 gene encoding coiled-coil domain-containing protein 172 isoform X2, which produces MSLDTLFHQILVSEQQLSEQTQKIKEVKAAIIRCNERIKSTSEKYEETTEELDKKAQQLSAVRLLRELMKKCQDQMMKQNEELLCQNNHLRERLAKMKRESKEEEKNFLEEISRFNSDFSLQGNRDILFESQTHTEILDLEREVEVLYKEMELMSCRNIHMSSVQEEKRALQLQLQDLDNIQKDLARQVNEAEAMTESLRAESVFVSQKPLTDSTCLRLRKELEMHKEGKLELLREALSSEIQYLKSKLDGSQGSEQH; this is translated from the exons ATGAGTTTAGACACACTCTTTCACCAAATACTTGTATCCGAACAACAATTaagtgaacaaacacaaaaaattaaaGAAG tcaAGGCAGCCATCATTAGATGCAATGAGAGGATTAAGAGCACCTCTGAGAAGTATGAAGAGACCACTGAGGAACTCGATAAAAAG GCTCAGCAGTTGTCTGCGGTGAGGCTGCTGCGTGAGCTGATGAAGAAGTGTCAAGACCAGATGATGAAGCAAAATGAGGAGCTGCTCTGCCAGAACAACCACCTCAGGGAACGTCTA GCCAAGATGAAGAGGGAGTctaaagaagaggagaaaaacttCCTTGAAGAGATCTCAAGGTTCAACAGTGACTTCAGTCTTCAAGGGAACAGAGACATACTGTTTGAgagccaaacacacactgagatccTGGATCTGGAGAGGGAGGTGGAAGTATTATACAAAG AGATGGAGCTGATGAGCTGCAGGAACATCCACATGAGCTCCgtgcaggaggagaagagagcgctccagctccagctccaggaCCTGGATAACATCCAGAAAG ACCTGGCTCGGCAGGTGAATGAAGCTGAGGCGATGACAGAATCTCTGAGGGCAGAGAGCGTGTTTGTCAGTCAGAAACCTCTCACTGACAGCACCTGTCTTAG GCTGAGAAAGGAACTGGAGATGCATAAAGAAGGAAAGCTCGAACTTCTGAGAGAGGCGCTCAGCTCGGAAATACAGTACCTCAAGTCA AAGCTGGACGGCAGCCAGGGGAGTGAGCAGCATTAG